One region of Desulfovibrio sp. JC022 genomic DNA includes:
- a CDS encoding DUF2959 domain-containing protein yields the protein MHLKNKIPLCLIIALTLGLAGCQSAYYKTMESFGYHKRDILVSNVEKARESQEEASEQFKSALDKFSALTGFHGGDLQETYERLNDEYEHSEAAALEVRKRIDSVEEVGNDLFDEWNTELDQYTSRKLRNESRVKLSKTKSKFKRLLSAMRKAEKKIAPVLNVFRDQVLYLKHNLNAQAIASLKSELNTLEADIGRLIKEMQRSIDEADAFIKELKKS from the coding sequence ATGCACCTGAAGAATAAAATACCCCTTTGCCTAATCATCGCCCTGACTCTTGGGCTGGCAGGCTGTCAGTCCGCCTATTATAAAACCATGGAAAGCTTCGGCTACCACAAGCGCGACATCCTTGTTTCCAACGTGGAAAAGGCCCGTGAATCACAAGAAGAAGCCAGCGAGCAATTCAAGAGCGCGCTGGACAAATTCAGTGCCCTGACCGGGTTTCACGGTGGCGACCTTCAGGAAACTTACGAACGCCTCAATGATGAATACGAGCACAGCGAAGCCGCGGCTCTGGAAGTACGTAAAAGAATCGACTCAGTTGAAGAAGTGGGGAATGACCTTTTTGATGAATGGAATACTGAACTTGACCAGTACACCAGCAGAAAGCTGCGCAACGAGAGCCGGGTCAAGCTTTCCAAGACCAAAAGCAAGTTCAAGCGTCTGCTCTCCGCCATGCGCAAGGCTGAAAAGAAAATCGCCCCCGTACTCAACGTCTTCCGGGATCAGGTGCTCTACCTGAAGCATAATCTGAATGCGCAGGCCATTGCCTCACTCAAGTCTGAACTGAACACCCTTGAAGCGGACATCGGCAGGCTGATCAAGGAAATGCAGCGTTCCATTGATGAGGCCGACGCCTTTATTAAAGAGCTGAAGAAAAGCTAG
- a CDS encoding helix-turn-helix domain-containing protein → MTPSPTLYTVREIADTLRIHPRTAYRLVQEGKIRGIKVGSQWRVPESSLLEYIESGLQAAPKKGKDDKKGSEQLKLPI, encoded by the coding sequence TTGACACCCTCGCCTACGCTATACACGGTACGTGAGATTGCCGACACGCTGAGAATCCACCCAAGAACAGCCTACAGGCTGGTTCAGGAGGGAAAGATTCGCGGTATCAAGGTTGGCAGTCAGTGGCGTGTGCCGGAAAGTTCCCTGCTGGAATATATTGAATCCGGCTTGCAGGCGGCTCCCAAGAAGGGGAAGGACGATAAGAAAGGTTCTGAGCAACTGAAACTGCCCATTTGA